A stretch of Brevundimonas naejangsanensis DNA encodes these proteins:
- a CDS encoding DUF1902 domain-containing protein yields the protein MARTFYVKAIWAPEAEVWCSESDIPGLVLQSETLEEFEDLIRHFAPDLLASNLNIHEAVTIRFDASRQLDVAAA from the coding sequence ATGGCGCGCACCTTCTACGTCAAGGCGATCTGGGCCCCCGAGGCCGAGGTCTGGTGCAGCGAATCCGATATTCCGGGCCTGGTTCTCCAAAGCGAGACCCTGGAAGAGTTCGAAGACCTGATCCGGCATTTCGCGCCCGATCTTCTCGCCTCCAATCTAAACATCCACGAAGCCGTCACGATTCGCTTCGATGCCTCGCGTCAGCTCGACGTCGCCGCGGCCTGA
- a CDS encoding threonine aldolase family protein: protein MRYDFGSDNTAGMAPAALDALIAANQGFARAYGADETSARAADLIRQTLDADAEVRFVFSGTAANAIGLSMLARPYEAVLAHHAAHVCTDETGAPGFFGQGVGLIGLPGYSGKIDVAALNAALDEPVVGHRQPAAALSLTQATEYGAVYSEEELRHLIEPAKLAGLGVHMDGARLANAVAAGFDPKDIPRLGVDILSFGGAKAGANCVEALVIFDKRLTRRIDNRLKQAGQTASKGRLLAAPMLGLLESGAWVEGAAHANLMAQRLADGIEARTPFVLAHPVESNTVFVRMSDEAHARLNAAGWACYQFDDGSVRFVCSWATEEASVDALIDAVACLD, encoded by the coding sequence GTGCGATACGATTTCGGTTCCGACAATACGGCGGGCATGGCGCCCGCGGCCCTGGACGCCCTGATTGCAGCCAATCAGGGCTTCGCCCGCGCCTATGGGGCGGACGAGACTTCAGCGCGCGCGGCGGATCTGATCCGCCAGACCCTGGACGCCGACGCCGAGGTGCGTTTCGTCTTCAGCGGCACGGCGGCCAACGCCATCGGCCTGTCCATGCTGGCGCGGCCCTATGAGGCGGTGCTGGCCCACCACGCCGCCCACGTCTGCACAGACGAGACCGGGGCGCCCGGCTTCTTCGGCCAGGGCGTCGGCCTGATCGGCCTGCCGGGCTATTCGGGCAAGATCGACGTGGCGGCCCTGAACGCGGCCCTGGACGAGCCGGTCGTCGGCCATCGCCAGCCGGCCGCCGCCCTCAGCCTGACCCAGGCGACGGAATACGGCGCCGTCTATTCCGAGGAGGAACTGCGTCACCTGATCGAGCCCGCCAAGCTGGCGGGCCTGGGCGTGCACATGGACGGCGCGCGGCTGGCCAACGCCGTGGCGGCGGGCTTCGATCCCAAGGACATTCCGCGGCTGGGCGTCGACATCCTGTCCTTCGGCGGGGCCAAGGCGGGGGCGAACTGCGTCGAGGCCCTGGTGATCTTCGACAAGCGCCTGACGCGCCGCATCGACAACCGGCTGAAACAGGCGGGACAGACGGCGTCCAAGGGGCGGCTGCTGGCGGCGCCGATGCTGGGCCTGCTGGAATCCGGCGCCTGGGTCGAGGGGGCGGCGCACGCCAATCTGATGGCCCAGCGCCTGGCCGACGGCATCGAGGCGCGGACCCCCTTCGTCCTGGCCCACCCGGTGGAGTCCAACACCGTCTTCGTACGGATGTCCGACGAGGCCCATGCGCGGCTGAACGCGGCGGGCTGGGCCTGCTATCAGTTCGACGACGGTTCGGTGCGGTTCGTCTGTTCCTGGGCGACCGAGGAGGCGTCGGTGGACGCCCTCATCGACGCCGTGGCGTGTCTGGACTGA
- a CDS encoding ABCB family ABC transporter ATP-binding protein/permease encodes MRGERSGRRGDVAAKALNGGVDASRQEAPPTLRALASLIGVVARSDAPQLPWRVTGAILLTLAGKVLGVLAPLVLGAAVNHLAADQGPAAAVGWGFAAFAVGWAVVRFLSAATPQLSDVVFAPVRAAAQRKTAAETFAHALSLSLDFHQTKRSGALSRTMDRGSRAVDFLLRILMFNLGPTVLELVLAAAVLGGKYDWRFGAVAVGVVLVYAGTTFSMANWRLEHRRAMNAADSEAAGLSVDALLNYETVKSFGAESRAAQAYDQSLATYVQASLKANTSLAALNLIQGLIMNLGLGIMAVMAGFEAAAGRMGPGDVTAAVLIMISLYAPLNILGFAYREIRQSFIDMEEMLKVTRQAPQVADAPDAVDLPRPESGRGAEVVFDHVGFRHDARAAGLDDVSFIAPAGTTTALVGPSGAGKSTIGKLALRLLDPQDGRVLIDGHDARQVTQASLRAAVALVPQDVALFNDSIRANIAFARPDADDAAVWAAAEAAELADFIRDLPDGMETRVGERGLKLSGGERQRVGIARALLADPCILILDEATSALDSRTEAAIQKTLRRARAGRTTLVVAHRLSTVADADQILVLKAGRIVERGAHHELVARQGGEYAALWRKQTRGAKTQAG; translated from the coding sequence ATGCGTGGTGAACGTTCGGGCCGTCGCGGCGACGTCGCGGCCAAGGCCCTGAATGGGGGCGTCGACGCCTCGCGGCAGGAGGCGCCGCCGACGCTGCGGGCCCTGGCCAGCCTGATCGGCGTCGTGGCGCGCTCGGACGCGCCGCAATTGCCGTGGCGGGTGACGGGCGCGATCCTGCTGACCCTGGCGGGCAAGGTGCTGGGGGTGCTGGCGCCGCTGGTGCTGGGCGCGGCGGTCAACCATCTGGCGGCCGACCAGGGTCCGGCGGCGGCCGTGGGCTGGGGCTTCGCGGCCTTCGCCGTGGGCTGGGCCGTGGTGCGCTTCCTGTCGGCGGCGACGCCGCAGTTGTCGGACGTGGTGTTCGCGCCGGTGCGAGCGGCGGCCCAGCGCAAGACGGCGGCCGAGACCTTTGCTCATGCGCTGAGCCTGTCGCTCGATTTTCATCAGACGAAGCGGTCGGGCGCCCTGTCGCGGACCATGGATCGCGGCTCGCGGGCGGTCGACTTCCTGCTGCGCATCCTGATGTTCAACCTGGGGCCGACGGTGCTGGAGCTGGTGCTGGCGGCGGCGGTTCTGGGCGGCAAGTACGACTGGCGCTTCGGGGCCGTGGCCGTGGGCGTGGTGCTGGTCTATGCGGGCACGACCTTCTCCATGGCCAACTGGCGGCTGGAGCATCGCCGCGCCATGAACGCCGCGGACAGCGAGGCGGCCGGCCTGTCGGTCGACGCCCTGCTCAACTACGAAACCGTCAAGTCATTCGGCGCCGAGAGCCGGGCGGCCCAGGCCTATGACCAGTCGCTGGCGACCTACGTTCAGGCCTCGCTCAAGGCCAACACCTCCCTGGCCGCGTTGAACCTGATCCAGGGCCTGATCATGAACCTGGGTCTGGGGATCATGGCGGTCATGGCCGGGTTCGAGGCGGCGGCCGGGCGCATGGGGCCGGGCGATGTGACGGCGGCCGTGCTGATCATGATCTCTCTGTATGCGCCGCTGAACATCCTGGGCTTCGCCTATCGGGAAATCCGCCAGTCCTTCATCGACATGGAGGAGATGCTGAAGGTGACGCGTCAGGCGCCCCAGGTGGCCGACGCGCCCGACGCCGTCGACCTGCCGCGCCCCGAAAGCGGGCGGGGGGCCGAGGTCGTCTTCGATCATGTCGGTTTCCGCCACGACGCGCGGGCGGCGGGTCTGGACGACGTCAGCTTCATCGCCCCGGCCGGGACCACGACCGCCCTGGTCGGGCCGTCGGGGGCGGGCAAGTCGACGATCGGCAAGCTGGCCCTGCGCCTGCTGGACCCGCAGGACGGGCGGGTGCTGATCGACGGGCATGACGCGCGCCAAGTGACCCAGGCCTCGCTGCGGGCGGCGGTGGCCCTGGTGCCGCAGGACGTAGCCCTGTTCAACGACTCGATCCGCGCCAACATCGCCTTCGCCCGACCCGACGCCGACGACGCGGCCGTCTGGGCGGCGGCCGAGGCGGCGGAACTGGCCGACTTCATCCGCGACCTGCCCGACGGCATGGAGACGCGCGTGGGCGAACGGGGGCTGAAGCTGTCGGGCGGCGAGCGTCAGCGCGTGGGCATCGCCCGCGCTCTTCTGGCCGATCCCTGCATCCTGATCCTGGACGAGGCCACCAGCGCCCTGGACAGCCGCACCGAGGCGGCGATCCAGAAGACCCTGCGACGCGCCCGCGCGGGCCGGACGACCCTGGTGGTGGCGCACCGGCTGTCGACGGTGGCCGACGCGGACCAGATTCTGGTTCTCAAGGCCGGCCGCATCGTCGAACGCGGCGCCCATCACGAACTGGTGGCGCGCCAGGGCGGAGAATACGCGGCCCTGTGGCGCAAGCAGACGCGCGGGGCGAAGACGCAAGCGGGGTAG
- a CDS encoding response regulator: MRGMNGVGESLRESAVFNFDGAMTMVIDDSPFSLELTAQALLGFGMKVRHACASAAEAIAILQNHPVDLILVDCEMPGMSGYEFVRWLRRSGLEPNAYAPVIMTAAHVRRSKVSDARDCGANFLITKPFSAGVLLERIVWVARDTRPFLEVGDYFGPDRRFRNEPWHGLERRAEERRRAAFEDERKAAIEL; encoded by the coding sequence ATGCGCGGCATGAACGGGGTCGGCGAATCCTTGCGCGAAAGCGCGGTCTTCAACTTCGACGGCGCGATGACCATGGTCATCGACGATTCGCCCTTCTCGCTGGAGCTGACCGCCCAGGCCCTGCTCGGCTTCGGCATGAAGGTGCGCCACGCCTGCGCCAGCGCGGCCGAAGCCATCGCCATCCTGCAGAACCATCCGGTGGACCTGATCCTGGTCGACTGCGAAATGCCGGGCATGAGCGGCTATGAGTTCGTGCGATGGCTGCGCCGCTCGGGGCTGGAGCCCAACGCCTACGCCCCCGTCATCATGACGGCCGCCCACGTGCGCCGCTCGAAGGTGTCCGATGCGCGCGACTGCGGCGCCAACTTCCTGATCACCAAGCCGTTCAGCGCGGGCGTCCTTCTGGAGCGCATCGTCTGGGTGGCGCGCGACACGCGCCCCTTCCTCGAGGTCGGCGACTATTTCGGCCCCGACCGGCGCTTCCGCAACGAGCCCTGGCACGGCCTTGAACGCCGCGCCGAAGAACGCCGCAGGGCCGCCTTCGAAGACGAACGCAAGGCGGCGATCGAACTATGA
- a CDS encoding cisplatin damage response ATP-dependent DNA ligase has product MRPFAELLDRLSLTTSRNAKLVLLRDYLKTTPDPDRGWALAALTGELSFATAKPAMIRKAVEARVDPVLFGWSYDYVGDLAETAALIWPRDPQHRANREPELGEVADALMHAGRAEAPALIEGWLDALEPKGRWALLKLVTGALRVGLSARLARTAVAMMRPAAVPEPPSPEGGEAAEALAPVTVGEVEEVWHALKPPYEDLFAWLEGRAERPSPDAPGRFRPVMLAVALDEGLDLPRLDPADFIAEWKWDGIRVQAVREGGETRLYSRTGDEISAAFPDVMADLAFEGAVDGELLVVRDGVVAPFGDLQQRLNRKTADARLMQAYPAGILAYDLLAEGGEDLRALPLTERRARLERLAAAHPGQRLGLSPLLAHTTWDELAALRADPPVGAAAEGLMLKRRDSPYVAGRPKGPWFKWKRDPHVIDAVLMYAQRGHGKRSGFYSDYTFGVWTGEGALTPVGKAYFGFTDQELKQLDKFVRDHTVERFGPVRAVRAERDFGLVLEIAFEGLQRSTRHKSGVAMRFPRVSRIRWDKPAREADTLDSVLDLLDAIERGGGRVSAGEKA; this is encoded by the coding sequence TTGCGTCCCTTCGCCGAACTGCTGGATCGCCTGTCGCTGACGACTTCGCGCAATGCGAAGCTGGTCCTGCTGCGCGATTATCTTAAGACGACGCCCGATCCTGACCGAGGCTGGGCCCTGGCGGCCCTGACGGGGGAGCTGAGCTTCGCCACGGCCAAGCCGGCCATGATCCGCAAGGCCGTCGAGGCGCGGGTCGATCCGGTGCTGTTCGGCTGGTCCTACGACTATGTCGGCGACCTGGCCGAAACGGCGGCCCTGATCTGGCCGCGCGATCCGCAGCATCGCGCCAACCGCGAGCCTGAGCTGGGCGAGGTGGCCGACGCCCTGATGCACGCCGGCCGCGCCGAGGCGCCGGCCCTGATCGAGGGCTGGCTGGACGCGCTGGAGCCCAAGGGGCGTTGGGCCCTGCTGAAGCTGGTGACCGGGGCCTTGCGTGTGGGCCTGTCGGCGCGTCTGGCGCGCACGGCCGTAGCCATGATGCGACCCGCCGCCGTTCCCGAACCGCCCAGCCCTGAAGGCGGCGAGGCGGCCGAGGCCCTGGCGCCGGTCACGGTCGGCGAGGTGGAGGAGGTCTGGCACGCGCTCAAGCCGCCCTATGAGGACCTGTTCGCCTGGCTGGAAGGGCGAGCCGAGCGCCCCAGTCCTGATGCGCCCGGCCGGTTCCGGCCGGTCATGCTGGCCGTGGCCCTGGACGAGGGCCTGGACCTGCCGCGTCTGGACCCGGCCGACTTCATCGCCGAGTGGAAGTGGGACGGCATCCGCGTCCAGGCGGTGCGCGAGGGCGGGGAGACGCGGCTGTATTCGCGCACCGGCGACGAGATTTCGGCGGCCTTTCCCGATGTCATGGCCGATCTGGCCTTTGAGGGCGCGGTCGACGGGGAGCTTCTCGTGGTGCGCGACGGGGTGGTGGCGCCGTTCGGCGACCTGCAACAGCGGCTGAACCGCAAGACGGCCGACGCCAGGCTGATGCAGGCCTATCCGGCGGGCATCCTGGCCTACGATCTGCTGGCCGAAGGGGGCGAGGACCTGCGTGCCCTGCCGCTGACCGAGCGTCGAGCGCGGCTGGAGCGGCTGGCGGCGGCGCATCCGGGCCAACGGCTCGGCCTGTCGCCGCTGCTGGCGCACACGACCTGGGACGAACTGGCCGCGCTGCGGGCCGATCCGCCGGTCGGGGCGGCGGCCGAGGGGCTGATGCTGAAGCGCCGCGACAGCCCCTATGTGGCCGGCCGTCCCAAGGGGCCGTGGTTCAAGTGGAAGCGCGATCCGCACGTCATCGACGCCGTGCTGATGTACGCCCAGCGGGGCCACGGCAAACGCTCGGGCTTCTACTCCGACTACACCTTCGGCGTTTGGACGGGCGAGGGGGCGCTGACCCCCGTGGGCAAGGCCTATTTCGGCTTCACCGACCAGGAGCTGAAGCAGTTGGACAAGTTCGTCCGCGACCACACGGTCGAGCGGTTCGGGCCGGTGCGCGCGGTGCGGGCCGAGCGCGATTTCGGCCTGGTGCTGGAGATCGCCTTCGAGGGTCTGCAGCGTTCGACGCGGCACAAGTCGGGCGTGGCCATGCGCTTTCCGCGCGTCAGCCGCATCCGCTGGGACAAGCCGGCGCGCGAGGCGGACACCCTCGATTCCGTCCTGGACCTGCTGGACGCCATCGAACGCGGCGGCGGGCGGGTCAGCGCAGGCGAAAAAGCTTGA
- a CDS encoding acetyl-CoA carboxylase carboxyltransferase subunit alpha, whose amino-acid sequence MATHYLEFEKPIAELDAKIAELSLLAPTSGSFETEIAALRKKADALRVKTYANLDPWMRTQVARHPQRPHFVDYIDGLFTDFVELHGDRQFGDDQAILGGLARFRGQPVVVMGHEKGHDTQTRITHNFGMARPEGYRKAVRLMDMAEQFGLPVLTFVDTAGAYPGLGAEERGQAEAIARSTERGLTLGVPSIATVTGEGGSGGAIAIAAASRVLMLEHSIYSVISPEGAAGILWRDGTRAKDAAMAMKITAPDLIGLKIVDRVIPEPLGGAHANREAAIRNVGQVLEEELKALSGLSAEQLKRQRADRFYAIGRLG is encoded by the coding sequence ATGGCCACGCACTACCTCGAATTCGAAAAGCCGATCGCCGAACTGGACGCCAAGATCGCCGAGTTGTCGCTGCTGGCGCCGACCAGCGGATCGTTCGAGACCGAGATCGCCGCCCTGCGCAAGAAGGCCGACGCCCTGCGCGTCAAGACTTACGCCAACCTGGACCCGTGGATGCGCACCCAGGTCGCGCGCCACCCGCAGCGCCCGCACTTCGTCGACTACATCGACGGCCTGTTCACCGACTTCGTGGAACTGCACGGCGACCGTCAGTTCGGCGACGACCAGGCCATCCTCGGCGGTCTGGCCCGCTTCCGCGGCCAGCCGGTCGTGGTCATGGGCCACGAAAAGGGTCACGACACCCAGACCCGCATCACCCACAACTTCGGCATGGCCCGCCCCGAGGGCTATCGCAAGGCCGTCCGCCTGATGGACATGGCCGAGCAGTTCGGCCTGCCGGTCCTGACCTTCGTCGACACCGCCGGCGCCTATCCGGGCCTGGGCGCCGAAGAGCGCGGCCAGGCCGAGGCCATCGCCCGCTCGACCGAGCGCGGCCTGACCCTGGGCGTGCCCTCCATCGCCACGGTGACGGGCGAAGGCGGCTCGGGCGGGGCCATCGCCATCGCCGCCGCAAGCCGCGTGCTGATGCTGGAGCACTCCATCTATTCGGTCATCTCGCCGGAAGGCGCGGCCGGCATCCTGTGGCGCGACGGCACGCGGGCCAAGGATGCGGCCATGGCCATGAAGATCACCGCCCCCGACCTGATCGGCCTCAAGATCGTCGACCGCGTGATCCCCGAGCCCCTGGGCGGCGCCCACGCCAACCGCGAGGCCGCGATCCGCAACGTCGGCCAGGTGCTGGAAGAAGAGCTGAAGGCCCTGTCCGGCCTGTCGGCCGAGCAACTGAAGAGACAGCGCGCCGACCGCTTCTACGCCATCGGCCGACTGGGCTGA
- a CDS encoding chemotaxis protein CheE, producing MTVITHNRRRSRLSTLVDQPGGVSVGVALTQARANLAGLEARSREIIAEQVAALAALPAPAAADERALDQAYAHASAVIDAASPFALDDLCAAAANLCDLIDAAPEDRPFDWRVVTVHAQALRLLLTLPPEAADARAQVLDSLKDVLKAKVPGAAESDAQP from the coding sequence ATGACCGTCATCACTCACAACCGACGGCGCAGCCGCCTGTCCACCCTGGTCGATCAGCCCGGGGGCGTCAGCGTCGGCGTCGCCCTGACCCAGGCCCGCGCCAACCTGGCCGGGCTGGAAGCCCGCAGCCGCGAGATCATCGCCGAGCAGGTCGCCGCCCTGGCCGCCCTGCCCGCGCCGGCGGCTGCGGACGAGCGCGCCCTGGATCAGGCCTACGCCCACGCCAGCGCGGTGATCGACGCCGCCAGTCCCTTCGCCCTCGACGACCTGTGCGCGGCGGCGGCCAATCTGTGCGACCTGATCGACGCCGCGCCCGAGGACCGCCCCTTCGACTGGCGCGTCGTCACCGTCCACGCCCAGGCCCTGCGCCTGCTCTTGACCCTGCCGCCCGAGGCCGCCGACGCCCGCGCCCAGGTGCTGGACAGTCTCAAGGACGTGCTGAAGGCCAAGGTGCCCGGCGCCGCGGAATCCGACGCCCAGCCCTAG
- a CDS encoding mechanosensitive ion channel family protein — translation MSLASTTHLPTGTSLAEPLAQVMAVGEQKLTTNAAILAKAADMLGDFAVNLTVAAIIFVLTLIAARWASGAARRILSRTRAVRRDPTVLGFMVQIVRVVVIIVGMIAVLQRLGVQTTSIIAVLGAASLAVGLALQGTLSNVAAGVMLLILRPYRVGESIEVGGAGGTVQKLDLFTTQLINGNNHKIVIPNSKVLSDVIVNVTGQKTRRIEIKFNVGYGENLKQACEILAAVARLNDKVLPEPEVWTGVTALLDSAAQITLHAWVQNADWWQTQADLMQAGREALDEAGMEIPFPHQVAVPYKNDQTADALAAPAAGKD, via the coding sequence ATGAGCCTGGCATCGACGACTCACCTTCCGACCGGGACTTCCCTGGCCGAGCCGCTGGCGCAGGTCATGGCCGTCGGCGAGCAGAAGCTTACGACCAACGCCGCCATCCTGGCCAAGGCCGCCGACATGCTGGGCGACTTCGCGGTCAACCTGACGGTGGCGGCGATCATCTTCGTCCTCACCCTGATCGCCGCGCGCTGGGCCTCGGGCGCGGCGCGGCGCATCCTGTCGCGGACCCGGGCCGTGCGGCGCGACCCGACGGTGCTGGGCTTCATGGTCCAGATCGTGCGGGTGGTGGTCATCATCGTCGGCATGATCGCGGTGCTGCAGCGGCTGGGAGTGCAGACCACCTCCATCATCGCCGTGCTGGGCGCGGCCTCCCTGGCCGTCGGCCTGGCGCTGCAGGGCACGCTGTCGAACGTGGCGGCGGGCGTCATGCTGCTGATCCTGCGGCCCTATCGCGTGGGGGAGTCGATCGAGGTCGGCGGCGCGGGCGGCACAGTGCAGAAGCTGGACCTGTTCACGACCCAGCTGATCAACGGGAACAACCACAAGATCGTCATCCCCAACTCCAAGGTGCTGAGCGACGTCATCGTCAATGTGACGGGTCAGAAGACGCGCCGCATCGAGATCAAATTCAACGTCGGCTACGGCGAGAACCTGAAGCAGGCCTGCGAGATCCTGGCGGCCGTGGCGCGGCTGAACGACAAGGTGCTGCCCGAGCCGGAAGTCTGGACCGGGGTGACGGCCCTGCTGGACAGCGCGGCGCAGATCACCCTCCACGCCTGGGTCCAGAACGCGGACTGGTGGCAGACCCAGGCCGACCTGATGCAGGCGGGCAGGGAGGCGCTGGACGAGGCCGGGATGGAGATACCGTTCCCGCATCAGGTCGCCGTGCCCTACAAGAACGACCAGACGGCGGACGCCCTTGCGGCGCCGGCAGCGGGGAAAGACTGA
- a CDS encoding type II toxin-antitoxin system HicA family toxin codes for MPRVSSTSPRPDLGQSLLSEVVRLLLAAGFVQVPEGKGSHEKWRHRVTGLQVTIPSKPLRHMANEILKQAGLPKAF; via the coding sequence ATGCCTCGCGTCAGCTCGACGTCGCCGCGGCCTGACCTTGGTCAATCACTACTATCCGAGGTTGTGCGCCTGTTGCTGGCTGCAGGTTTCGTTCAGGTCCCGGAAGGCAAGGGCAGCCATGAGAAATGGCGCCATCGGGTTACCGGCCTTCAAGTGACGATCCCCTCCAAACCGCTGCGTCACATGGCCAACGAAATTCTCAAACAGGCCGGGCTCCCAAAAGCCTTCTGA
- a CDS encoding site-specific tyrosine recombinase XerD has protein sequence MTPQVEAFLEMMAVERDASPHTLAAYGRDLADAEAHLVEAGGLMGADQQALEAWFADLSRRGLSAPTAARRRSSVRQFYRFALGEGWRADDPSRRLDAPKQGRPLPQTLSREEIEALLAAASARDGASGLRLIALVEMAYASGLRVSELLALKVEAVRRDPAYLIVRGKGGKERLAPLNPAAREAIKAWLDARDAARKPNTPDSAWLFPSHGKTGHLTPRRFAQLLDQAALAAGIDPARVSPHVLRHAFATHLLEGGADLRVVQTLLGHADISTTQIYTHVATDRLTQVVHANHPLAKDD, from the coding sequence ATGACGCCTCAGGTCGAAGCCTTTCTGGAAATGATGGCGGTCGAACGCGACGCCTCGCCTCATACCCTGGCCGCCTATGGCCGCGACCTAGCCGACGCGGAAGCTCATCTGGTCGAGGCCGGAGGATTGATGGGGGCCGATCAGCAGGCGCTCGAAGCCTGGTTCGCCGACCTGTCGCGGCGGGGACTGTCGGCCCCCACCGCCGCGCGCCGCCGCTCTTCCGTGCGCCAATTCTATCGTTTCGCCCTGGGCGAGGGCTGGCGCGCGGACGACCCTTCCCGCCGCCTCGATGCGCCGAAACAGGGACGCCCCCTGCCCCAGACCCTCAGCCGCGAAGAGATCGAGGCCCTGCTGGCCGCCGCCTCCGCCCGCGACGGCGCGTCGGGCCTGCGCCTGATCGCCCTGGTCGAGATGGCCTACGCCTCGGGCCTGCGGGTGTCGGAACTGCTGGCCCTCAAGGTCGAGGCGGTGCGCCGCGATCCCGCCTATCTGATCGTGCGCGGCAAGGGCGGCAAGGAACGGCTGGCCCCGCTCAACCCCGCCGCGCGCGAGGCCATCAAGGCCTGGCTCGACGCCCGCGACGCCGCGCGCAAGCCCAACACGCCCGACAGCGCCTGGCTCTTCCCCTCGCACGGCAAGACCGGCCACCTGACGCCCCGCAGGTTCGCCCAACTTCTGGATCAGGCAGCCCTGGCGGCCGGGATCGACCCGGCCCGGGTCAGCCCCCACGTCCTGCGCCACGCCTTCGCCACCCACCTGCTCGAAGGCGGCGCCGACCTGCGCGTGGTGCAGACCCTGCTAGGCCACGCCGACATCTCGACGACCCAGATCTACACCCACGTCGCGACCGACCGCCTGACCCAGGTCGTCCACGCCAACCACCCCTTGGCGAAAGACGACTGA